A window from Cydia strobilella chromosome 9, ilCydStro3.1, whole genome shotgun sequence encodes these proteins:
- the LOC134744073 gene encoding protein yellow-like, whose amino-acid sequence MKCVCCLGSVCFVCSSAVTSQCCHARSTRQQRRSRLSRIARADRATRDLPRPPTMLLTAVLALAVAAAAAQNETRLPPPRREQFRVIYEWNAIDFDWASPADREAYLNTSRYIPQNVLISGISFYGENLFITVPRMMQGVPATLATIPVVQSDTAPKLRPFPSWDANKVGDCQALQFVQNVQVDRNGILWVLDNGRVGTLTDKPDSKCPPSIVLIDLKTGKNEMQRFPLNLVDSSNTYLNDLVVDNRRDGDYAYITDNSATDPGIIVFRRSDKKSWKVRDSYSMTAVSEATTFRINGTTVDLPVNVDSIALGPQFLAGDTVDRTIYYCPLSSFHMYAINASVLRNETIEQKDGALRPYVVDLGIKASQTDGMKMDTNGVLYFGLVGNSTIAEWNTSLPFQHGQRTIARDANYIQWVDRFAFDDHGNVYVVVNRLFNFMKNEVSLSDVNYRILKSHTGSKSYVFGEEVTPPGLPGGAAPLRALGAALLLAALAHLLA is encoded by the coding sequence ATGAAGTGCGTCTGTTGCTTGGGGTccgtttgttttgtttgttcgTCGGCAGTGACGTCGCAGTGTTGTCACGCGCGCTCGACTCGCCAGCAGCGGCGGTCTCGGCTCAGTCGCATCGCTCGCGCCGACCGCGCCACTCGCGACCTCCCGCGCCCACCGACCATGCTGCTCACCGCAGTGCTCGCCCTCGCCGtcgccgccgcggccgcccAGAACGAGACGCGACTCCCGCCCCCAAGGCGCGAACAGTTCCGCGTCATCTACGAATGGAACGCCATCGATTTCGACTGGGCCTCCCCGGCCGATCGGGAGGCCTACCTCAATACAAGCAGATATATTCCCCAGAACGTCCTAATATCTGGAATAAGCTTCTACGGCGAAAACCTGTTCATAACTGTACCGAGGATGATGCAAGGGGTTCCAGCGACTCTCGCGACGATCCCGGTGGTTCAGAGCGACACGGCGCCCAAGCTGCGCCCGTTCCCTAGCTGGGACGCCAACAAGGTCGGCGACTGCCAGGCGCTGCAGTTCGTGCAGAACGTACAGGTCGACCGCAACGGTATCCTGTGGGTCCTGGACAACGGACGCGTCGGCACGCTCACCGACAAGCCAGACTCCAAGTGCCCGCCGTCCATCGTGCTCATCGACCTAAAGACCGGCAAGAATGAGATGCAGCGATTCCCGTTAAACTTAGTGGACAGCTCTAACACATATCTAAACGATCTTGTCGTTGATAACCGTCGCGATGGAGACTATGCTTACATTACGGATAACAGTGCTACCGATCCGGGTATTATAGTTTTCCGTCGCAGTGACAAGAAGTCGTGGAAAGTGCGTGATTCCTATTCAATGACCGCCGTTTCCGAAGCGACAACTTTCCGCATCAACGGCACCACGGTGGACCTGCCGGTCAACGTCGACAGCATCGCGCTCGGACCCCAGTTCCTCGCCGGAGACACTGTCGACCGAACCATCTACTACTGCCCACTGTCTAGCTTCCACATGTATGCCATCAATGCCTCAGTTTTGCGAAACGAAACTATTGAACAAAAGGACGGCGCTCTACGACCGTATGTAGTCGATCTCGGAATTAAAGCTTCCCAGACCGATGGAATGAAAATGGACACAAACGGCGTACTCTACTTCGGCTTGGTGGGCAACTCGACCATCGCGGAGTGGAACACGAGCCTGCCCTTCCAGCACGGGCAGAGGACGATCGCCCGCGACGCCAACTACATTCAGTGGGTGGACCGATTCGCTTTCGACGACCACGGCAACGTTTACGTTGTGGTAAACAGGCTATTTAATTTCATGAAGAACGAAGTTTCGTTGAGTGATGTGAACTACAGGATCCTGAAGTCGCACACGGGGTCGAAGAGCTACGTGTTCGGGGAGGAGGTGACGCCGCCGGGGCTGccaggcggcgcggcgccgctaCGCGCGCTGGGCGCGGCGCTGCTGCTAGCGGCGCTGGCGCACCTGCTGGCTTAG